A section of the Pedobacter sp. HDW13 genome encodes:
- a CDS encoding SusC/RagA family TonB-linked outer membrane protein produces the protein MQDVPVSNVAELFQAKVPGLNIQINTGSPGAAPTINMRGLSGISVTGSGDNAFLTPTSPLFVIDGVPVDLNTDYQYGFSSNGPGISPLSLIPPEDIEEINFLKDASATALYGAQGAYGVILINTRRGKSKTPIIQYSTNFFFNTPPKLRQVIGGAAESNLRLWEIYTYGTNIYSARQSIDNTPMLADSLNAFYNNSTDWQSIFYRSTYNQQHNVNASGGDDSFNYKINVGYYNEKGIQENTGFTRYSLSMNTRYKPSPKFNVNLILSSSLGNTQKGSGNGLLQTGVASGAGSSSLLPGPSLINSSAALGALIVDNDNKAGNIKTSVEARYEFLTGLALSNITSYDYSMGTTETFNPAILNNNVAGVYSYNDKRSTLYNRAMLSFNKSFQKDVHNLGAYVFSEVYVRNFQAHAIKQNQYTNDQYQGPFGTAAASSGGGVLDNYSDSRAASLAGSLSYNYKTKYLIEATFRLDGTSSTGLNAPWAKNPSLAVKWNFNKENFLANSKWLDVGMLRLSWGRNIAPVGSVFDANGTYDYYGNYNGIPTTAIDFNNLPNIKLLPTSTTQYNAGLDLNLFKNRITLTFDTYYKMVDNQLWQKNITTHNAFTKLKTNEVSNVNIGYELALSFRPLPATSKVNWTLSINGAYNKEKITALPDATRQILIEGGATGQAILYRLGRNSLTNILYNFKGVFATNDDVPVNPANGTRYHTFNGAVPVYFKAGDPYYADINGDYVLDSKDMVGAGNSQPLINGGISNFVSYQGFSLNVIMAYTWHRDILNNPLASGFQNFASPFSANNLVPISEYNIWRQSGDIANYPNPYDYLRYGNYGATDKSTQFLPFRYNQTLFQEDGSYLKLATVTLGYNFKPQLTKRLGITSLRVFATANNIHTFSFYSGADPETVSSLGRDSSGGYPVRRTYALGLNIQL, from the coding sequence ATCCAGGATGTGCCTGTAAGTAACGTAGCCGAATTGTTTCAGGCCAAAGTACCGGGCTTAAACATCCAGATCAATACAGGTAGTCCGGGTGCGGCACCAACCATTAATATGCGTGGTTTATCCGGCATCAGCGTAACCGGTTCGGGCGATAATGCCTTTTTAACTCCAACCTCACCCTTGTTCGTAATTGATGGGGTACCGGTTGATTTAAATACCGATTACCAGTATGGCTTTTCGAGCAACGGCCCGGGCATTAGTCCCTTATCATTAATCCCACCCGAGGATATTGAAGAAATCAACTTCTTAAAAGATGCCAGTGCAACAGCCCTTTATGGTGCACAGGGTGCTTATGGGGTAATTTTAATCAATACCCGCAGAGGTAAATCGAAAACCCCGATTATTCAGTACTCAACCAACTTTTTCTTCAACACCCCGCCTAAACTGCGTCAGGTAATTGGTGGTGCTGCCGAAAGTAATTTAAGGCTTTGGGAAATTTACACTTATGGAACCAATATATATTCGGCGCGCCAAAGTATCGACAACACACCCATGCTGGCCGATAGTTTAAATGCCTTTTACAACAACTCTACCGATTGGCAAAGCATTTTTTACCGCTCTACCTATAACCAGCAGCACAATGTAAATGCAAGCGGTGGCGACGATTCTTTTAACTATAAAATTAACGTGGGTTATTACAATGAAAAGGGGATTCAGGAAAATACCGGTTTTACCCGCTACTCGCTGAGCATGAATACCCGTTACAAACCCAGTCCTAAATTTAATGTAAACCTTATCCTATCAAGCAGTTTGGGTAACACCCAAAAAGGGAGTGGTAATGGTTTACTGCAAACCGGAGTAGCCTCAGGTGCAGGCTCTTCATCTTTATTGCCCGGCCCCAGTTTAATTAACAGCAGTGCAGCTTTGGGTGCTTTAATTGTTGATAACGACAATAAAGCTGGCAACATTAAAACCAGCGTAGAGGCCCGTTACGAATTTCTTACCGGTTTGGCGCTCTCTAACATCACCAGTTACGATTACTCGATGGGAACCACCGAAACCTTTAACCCCGCCATATTAAATAACAATGTGGCAGGTGTTTACTCGTACAACGATAAGCGCAGCACCTTATACAACAGGGCCATGTTAAGCTTTAACAAATCCTTTCAAAAAGATGTGCATAACCTGGGTGCCTACGTTTTCTCTGAGGTGTATGTGCGCAATTTCCAAGCACATGCCATTAAGCAAAATCAGTATACCAACGATCAGTACCAGGGGCCCTTCGGCACTGCAGCAGCAAGCTCGGGTGGCGGGGTGTTAGATAACTACTCCGATTCGAGAGCAGCATCGCTCGCCGGAAGTTTATCTTACAACTACAAAACCAAATACCTCATCGAGGCTACTTTCCGTTTAGATGGTACTTCGAGTACAGGTTTAAATGCACCATGGGCTAAAAACCCATCGCTGGCTGTAAAATGGAATTTCAACAAAGAAAACTTCCTGGCCAACTCCAAATGGCTCGATGTAGGTATGCTCCGCCTATCGTGGGGTAGAAACATTGCCCCGGTGGGTAGCGTATTCGACGCCAATGGTACTTATGATTATTATGGCAATTACAACGGTATTCCAACTACGGCTATCGATTTTAACAACCTGCCCAACATTAAATTATTGCCCACCTCTACTACCCAGTACAATGCGGGTTTAGATTTAAACCTCTTTAAAAACCGCATTACCCTAACCTTCGATACTTATTACAAAATGGTTGATAACCAGCTTTGGCAAAAGAACATTACTACACACAATGCCTTTACCAAACTTAAAACCAACGAGGTTAGCAACGTAAACATCGGTTATGAACTGGCTCTAAGTTTCAGGCCATTGCCGGCTACCAGCAAGGTAAACTGGACCCTGAGCATTAACGGCGCTTACAATAAGGAAAAAATTACCGCCCTTCCTGATGCTACCCGTCAGATCTTAATTGAGGGAGGCGCTACCGGACAAGCCATATTGTACCGCCTGGGCCGCAACTCTTTAACCAATATCCTTTACAATTTTAAAGGTGTATTTGCTACCAATGATGACGTGCCAGTTAACCCGGCCAATGGTACCCGTTACCATACTTTTAACGGTGCTGTACCCGTGTATTTCAAGGCAGGCGATCCGTATTATGCCGATATCAATGGCGATTACGTACTCGACTCGAAAGATATGGTGGGGGCCGGCAACTCCCAGCCATTAATTAACGGTGGTATCAGCAACTTCGTATCGTACCAGGGCTTTTCGCTTAACGTAATTATGGCTTATACCTGGCACCGCGATATCCTGAACAACCCGCTGGCTTCGGGCTTTCAGAACTTTGCTTCGCCTTTTTCGGCCAATAACCTGGTACCCATAAGCGAATACAATATATGGCGCCAGTCGGGCGATATTGCAAATTATCCTAATCCCTACGATTATTTGCGGTACGGAAACTATGGGGCGACCGATAAATCGACACAGTTTTTGCCTTTCCGTTATAACCAAACCCTGTTTCAGGAAGATGGTTCGTACCTAAAACTGGCTACGGTAACACTGGGTTACAACTTTAAGCCACAGTTAACCAAACGTCTGGGCATTACCAGCTTAAGGGTATTTGCTACAGCCAACAACATCCACACTTTTAGTTTTTACTCGGGTGCCGATCCCGAAACTGTGAGTTCGCTGGGCCGGGATAGCTCTGGTGGTTACCCCGTACGCAGAACCTATGCTTTGGGCTTAAACATTCAATTATAA
- a CDS encoding DUF5008 domain-containing protein: MLRNKQIFKNTHLVCLLLLALSFASCKKENPISEDPYAGGKVALGIKFASDVADTEQVNGATQITFEVTGLIPFKDKVKFYINDTEASITKITDKAITVLFPAGASTGGTTLIVGDQIFFGPAYRVEGKVEIDATFASNTSFASIRQVLPLANGNLVMVGSFSNYMAAATIKKPINNIVLTDANGFITSGFSTGKGANGPISSILRLASGQFIVGGTLTTYNNVIGMNSVTRLNSNGSVDSTVVEVVGKTSDHSYDTVATFNGGVNGVVNKVFNYNNSIYVVGSFTNYAEFFYERSTRDNKVVGYTKLNNLLKMNMNGKMDSSYNFNVATNLPLVAGNGPVSDALMQSDGKIILVGSFTTYQGLNSNRITRIGTNGLIDPTYPSGTGADDAINALTYSATSGKYLVAGAFSNYNGFASKGLVMLNTDGTVDKSLVLKTIEGGNISKAFQLKSGKILVFGSFKKYDGIIRQGFMVLNPNGSLAAGYNNTGKFQGIVNDVYESTDIFGNPTALIAGTISLFDNQQVAGAVRISFKP, encoded by the coding sequence ATGTTAAGAAATAAACAAATTTTTAAAAATACCCATCTGGTCTGCCTGCTGCTGCTGGCACTTTCCTTCGCATCATGTAAAAAGGAAAATCCCATTAGCGAAGATCCCTATGCAGGAGGTAAAGTAGCGCTGGGTATTAAATTCGCTTCTGATGTAGCCGACACCGAACAGGTAAACGGGGCAACCCAAATTACCTTCGAGGTAACCGGACTCATACCTTTTAAAGACAAGGTTAAGTTTTACATTAACGATACCGAAGCCAGCATTACCAAAATAACCGACAAAGCCATTACCGTACTTTTTCCGGCGGGTGCCAGCACAGGCGGAACTACACTGATTGTAGGCGACCAGATCTTTTTTGGCCCGGCTTACCGCGTAGAAGGCAAGGTTGAGATTGATGCCACTTTTGCTTCAAATACCAGTTTCGCCAGCATCAGGCAGGTTTTACCCTTAGCCAATGGCAACCTGGTAATGGTGGGTTCCTTTAGCAATTACATGGCTGCAGCCACGATCAAAAAGCCCATCAACAACATCGTATTAACTGATGCAAACGGTTTTATTACTTCTGGTTTTTCAACAGGTAAAGGTGCAAATGGCCCCATATCTTCTATCCTCAGGTTGGCAAGTGGACAGTTTATCGTAGGCGGTACACTCACTACTTACAACAACGTTATCGGCATGAACAGCGTAACCCGCTTAAACAGTAATGGTTCTGTCGATTCAACGGTAGTAGAAGTAGTAGGTAAAACCTCCGACCATTCTTACGATACCGTAGCCACCTTTAATGGCGGCGTAAATGGTGTAGTAAACAAAGTTTTCAATTACAACAACAGCATTTATGTGGTAGGCAGCTTTACTAACTATGCCGAATTTTTCTACGAGCGTTCTACACGCGACAATAAAGTAGTGGGCTATACCAAACTCAACAACTTGTTAAAAATGAACATGAATGGTAAAATGGATTCGAGTTATAATTTTAATGTAGCTACCAATTTGCCTTTGGTTGCCGGCAATGGCCCCGTTAGTGATGCATTAATGCAAAGCGACGGCAAAATTATCCTCGTGGGTTCATTTACCACCTATCAGGGTTTAAACAGCAACCGCATTACGCGCATTGGCACCAATGGACTTATAGATCCAACTTACCCTTCGGGCACTGGTGCCGACGATGCCATCAATGCCCTTACCTACAGTGCAACCTCCGGCAAATACCTGGTTGCTGGTGCATTTAGCAATTATAACGGATTTGCCTCCAAAGGCCTGGTGATGTTAAATACCGATGGCACGGTGGACAAAAGCCTGGTGCTTAAAACCATTGAAGGCGGGAACATCAGTAAAGCCTTTCAGTTAAAAAGCGGTAAAATACTCGTATTCGGTTCATTTAAAAAGTACGACGGAATTATCCGACAAGGCTTTATGGTATTAAACCCCAATGGAAGCCTGGCCGCCGGATACAACAATACCGGTAAATTTCAGGGCATTGTAAACGATGTTTACGAAAGCACCGACATTTTTGGTAACCCTACCGCACTTATTGCAGGTACTATTTCTCTTTTCGATAACCAGCAGGTAGCCGGTGCAGTACGCATCTCGTTCAAACCATAA
- a CDS encoding carboxypeptidase-like regulatory domain-containing protein, with the protein MGGTVSAQTLISVKGKVVDKSDGNGIPAVTIMASTTTRAIGMTRDDGSFTVSVPDNATLTFKYLNYKNVTVKLNGKNDLKVVMAEDRTSLEDIVVVGYAQKTKETVMGR; encoded by the coding sequence ATGGGGGGCACAGTATCGGCCCAAACCCTCATCAGCGTAAAGGGTAAGGTGGTAGATAAAAGTGATGGAAACGGCATACCAGCCGTAACCATTATGGCCAGTACCACTACCCGGGCAATAGGAATGACCAGAGATGATGGTTCATTTACGGTAAGCGTACCCGATAACGCAACACTAACCTTCAAATACCTCAATTATAAAAATGTTACGGTAAAGTTAAATGGCAAAAACGACCTCAAGGTTGTAATGGCCGAAGACCGTACCTCATTGGAAGACATTGTGGTAGTGGGTTACGCCCAAAAAACAAAAGAAACCGTAATGGGGCGGTAA
- a CDS encoding RagB/SusD family nutrient uptake outer membrane protein: MKKTIYLLAALLLLSVNFSCKKFLNVEPLSKLSGNNYWKNEADVQSYDLGLYRLFREASMKNVLFEIGDTRCGWARSSVKNYPGRIDFDYMATNNLKMAIAARADRSLPGYEANAINEWFQLRSRYDLIQQWTPFYKVIQAANIMVKEVAEMPDNILTSEKKKQYIAEAVFMRCISYFFLTRLFGDVPYYTEAYNQEALPRTNMVTVFKNCLADLGAVKNDLPWTYSDPTFRGIRAMRGGAIDLMMHMNMWCAGFDAANSASYYDAVDQLGNELQDIGVDQQKAYRLIPIEQTYLIMFGKSQEGLFEVQLSDNTGESVADARYKYSFSVVHIPFFPSDRPYSEMAYKSDYMKRIYPEDGTDKRKTIWFDENIYDETGLWQFYKFFNRAALVQSLDDNPIIFRLADAILLHAEALAELGRDGEAATLLNVIRARAGADLFPANPGEGKIKDAIFLERGKELMGEGHHFYDLVRTRRILDPKFTPNPLSFSAFQAGAWTWPIDPSATLNNPYMTLNNYWR; this comes from the coding sequence ATGAAAAAAACAATATATCTATTAGCAGCACTGCTGCTGTTGAGTGTAAACTTTAGCTGTAAAAAGTTCTTAAACGTAGAGCCGCTCAGTAAACTATCGGGCAACAATTACTGGAAAAACGAAGCCGATGTACAAAGCTACGATTTGGGCTTGTACCGCTTGTTTAGAGAAGCATCGATGAAAAATGTACTTTTCGAAATCGGCGATACCCGGTGCGGATGGGCAAGGTCTTCTGTCAAAAATTATCCGGGCCGGATTGATTTTGACTACATGGCCACCAACAACCTTAAAATGGCCATTGCGGCCCGTGCCGACCGTTCATTACCCGGTTACGAAGCCAATGCCATTAACGAATGGTTTCAGCTAAGATCGAGATATGATCTGATCCAGCAATGGACTCCCTTTTACAAAGTGATCCAGGCGGCTAACATTATGGTAAAAGAGGTAGCAGAAATGCCAGACAACATCCTTACCTCGGAGAAAAAGAAACAATATATTGCCGAGGCTGTTTTTATGCGCTGCATATCTTATTTCTTCCTAACCAGGTTATTTGGCGATGTACCCTATTATACCGAAGCCTATAACCAGGAAGCTTTGCCGCGCACCAACATGGTTACGGTTTTTAAAAATTGCCTTGCCGATTTAGGTGCCGTAAAAAACGATTTGCCCTGGACCTACAGCGATCCCACTTTTAGAGGCATCAGGGCCATGCGTGGTGGAGCCATTGATTTAATGATGCACATGAACATGTGGTGTGCCGGTTTTGATGCCGCCAATTCAGCCAGCTATTACGATGCAGTAGACCAACTCGGTAACGAACTGCAGGATATAGGTGTAGATCAGCAAAAAGCCTATCGCTTAATCCCGATTGAACAAACTTACCTCATCATGTTTGGTAAATCGCAGGAAGGTCTTTTCGAGGTTCAACTGAGCGATAATACCGGCGAATCGGTTGCCGATGCGAGGTATAAATATTCCTTCTCGGTAGTGCATATTCCTTTCTTCCCCAGCGACAGGCCTTATTCGGAAATGGCTTATAAAAGCGATTACATGAAAAGGATTTATCCTGAAGATGGTACCGATAAAAGAAAAACAATCTGGTTTGATGAGAATATTTACGACGAAACAGGCTTGTGGCAGTTCTACAAATTTTTTAACAGGGCAGCACTTGTTCAGTCTCTTGATGATAACCCCATTATTTTCCGTTTGGCCGATGCCATTTTACTGCACGCCGAAGCACTGGCCGAACTGGGCAGGGATGGCGAGGCAGCAACCTTGCTCAACGTAATCAGGGCCCGTGCCGGTGCCGATCTCTTTCCGGCAAACCCGGGCGAAGGGAAAATTAAAGATGCCATCTTTTTAGAAAGAGGGAAGGAACTCATGGGCGAAGGGCACCACTTTTACGATTTGGTACGCACCAGAAGAATTCTCGACCCTAAGTTTACACCTAACCCACTTTCGTTTTCAGCGTTTCAGGCGGGTGCATGGACCTGGCCAATCGACCCCAGTGCAACCCTTAACAACCCCTACATGACTTTGAACAATTACTGGCGTTAA
- a CDS encoding RagB/SusD family nutrient uptake outer membrane protein has product MYNKIKPSRNVIKKIGMFMLFGTVLLSGCNKELDIDSTHLVNESNNWKSLADARSALLGSYGLLRAALADNNAHWLYGDVRMGDFKATSRLDLKAIAENNLNAPYPVVKSLSNWRKFYAVINSCTVFIDRAGEILKNDKQYTEENYKIDVAQMRALRAFTYFYMVRIWGDIPLITASTDGNFIERPKVASEIVLQFATSELLAVVNALPYRYGALQNGFNQQTYYGKVAPYWDGILLNRISAYSILAHIAAWQGKYLDAVAYSKFVMTNFGLSGAIYTTTQNLTKVDGLFYGNNASQLVGFPFNYNTAEMSAVGHIEDLALAAPIISKAVPQIKMPDDVIASIFNEANDLRFRFDPLTGLPVSDYFSGYGTSNTVFSKVKCIRNASTDGTLAIYSSALIFTRIEEITLLYAESLAAIGSMEDATDALDIVRNSRGIGLYKGTNAGLIDAIFAERRRELMGEGWRWYDLVRYNKLKNNDPKFTDLIKKGGIYWPIDEEVLSTNAKITQNEYWR; this is encoded by the coding sequence ATGTATAACAAAATAAAACCATCCAGAAACGTAATCAAAAAGATAGGGATGTTTATGCTATTCGGTACGGTATTGCTATCGGGCTGTAACAAAGAACTCGATATCGATTCTACCCACCTGGTAAACGAAAGCAACAACTGGAAAAGTTTAGCCGATGCCCGCTCGGCCCTGCTGGGTTCGTACGGCTTACTCAGGGCTGCACTGGCCGATAATAATGCCCACTGGCTGTATGGCGATGTGCGCATGGGCGATTTTAAAGCCACCTCCCGCCTGGATTTAAAGGCTATTGCCGAAAACAACTTAAATGCACCTTATCCGGTAGTAAAATCATTAAGCAACTGGCGTAAATTCTATGCCGTAATTAACAGCTGTACGGTTTTTATTGATCGTGCCGGCGAAATTTTAAAAAACGACAAGCAATACACCGAAGAAAATTACAAGATTGATGTTGCTCAAATGCGGGCACTCAGGGCCTTTACCTACTTTTACATGGTCAGGATCTGGGGCGATATCCCGCTGATTACGGCCTCTACCGACGGTAATTTTATCGAACGGCCTAAAGTAGCATCAGAAATTGTATTGCAGTTTGCCACCAGCGAATTGCTGGCCGTTGTTAATGCTTTGCCTTACCGCTATGGTGCATTGCAAAACGGTTTCAACCAGCAAACCTATTACGGTAAGGTTGCCCCGTACTGGGATGGTATCTTACTGAACCGCATTTCGGCCTATTCCATTCTGGCACATATTGCAGCCTGGCAGGGAAAATACCTCGATGCCGTTGCCTACTCGAAATTTGTAATGACCAACTTTGGTTTAAGTGGTGCCATTTATACCACCACACAAAACCTCACCAAGGTAGATGGCCTGTTTTATGGCAATAACGCCTCGCAACTGGTAGGCTTTCCGTTTAACTACAATACTGCCGAAATGAGCGCTGTAGGCCATATCGAAGATCTGGCGCTGGCAGCTCCCATCATTTCAAAAGCTGTACCGCAAATTAAAATGCCTGATGATGTAATTGCAAGCATATTTAACGAAGCAAACGACCTCAGGTTCAGGTTCGATCCCCTTACCGGTTTACCCGTATCCGATTATTTCAGCGGTTATGGTACTTCAAACACCGTATTCAGCAAAGTAAAATGTATCCGCAATGCCTCTACCGACGGTACACTGGCCATTTACAGCTCAGCTTTAATTTTTACCCGGATAGAAGAAATTACACTGCTTTATGCCGAATCGCTGGCTGCTATAGGCAGTATGGAAGATGCTACAGATGCTTTGGACATTGTACGCAACAGTCGTGGTATTGGCCTGTACAAGGGTACAAATGCCGGATTGATTGATGCCATTTTTGCCGAACGCCGGAGGGAGTTAATGGGCGAAGGCTGGCGCTGGTACGATCTGGTACGCTACAACAAACTAAAAAACAACGACCCAAAATTTACCGACCTGATTAAAAAAGGCGGCATTTACTGGCCTATTGATGAAGAAGTGCTAAGCACCAATGCAAAAATTACTCAAAACGAATATTGGAGGTAA
- a CDS encoding fasciclin domain-containing protein, which yields MNKFNKNTLLLSLVLVLTGLAFSCKKYEHYIDGGVKEAKFEGTILQYLQAKPLHFDTLTQVIKLAGMESTFSGDNITFFAPTDPTINRAIRTLNKELRSTGKDTVNKLSDIKPAVWKTALSLYVFKGTNRLKDYSQVDTLALNTYKGQGYLSYNGAPLNIGVVYNDAVTNAGTANEVRVKYAGYRQLMISYIPDLSRPQAFWINAPVASSDINPTNGIVHALKMEKHSFGFNSAYFNSIAIENGIGN from the coding sequence ATGAATAAGTTTAACAAAAACACACTATTGCTGAGCCTGGTACTTGTACTTACCGGATTAGCCTTTAGCTGCAAAAAATACGAACACTACATTGATGGGGGCGTAAAAGAAGCCAAATTTGAGGGTACCATTTTGCAGTACCTACAGGCCAAACCCCTGCATTTCGATACGCTAACCCAGGTAATTAAACTGGCCGGCATGGAAAGTACTTTTAGCGGCGATAACATTACCTTTTTTGCTCCTACTGATCCAACCATTAACCGCGCTATCCGTACACTGAACAAAGAGCTCCGCTCAACCGGTAAAGATACCGTAAACAAACTTTCGGATATTAAACCCGCGGTATGGAAAACAGCACTTTCGCTTTATGTCTTTAAAGGCACCAACCGTCTTAAAGATTACAGTCAGGTTGATACGCTGGCCCTGAACACCTACAAAGGGCAGGGTTATCTTTCGTACAACGGTGCGCCCTTGAACATTGGCGTGGTGTATAACGATGCCGTAACCAATGCTGGTACTGCCAACGAGGTTAGGGTAAAATATGCAGGCTACAGGCAACTGATGATTTCGTATATCCCCGATCTCTCGCGCCCGCAAGCCTTCTGGATCAACGCACCAGTAGCTTCATCTGATATCAACCCCACAAACGGGATTGTGCACGCACTTAAAATGGAAAAGCACTCCTTTGGCTTTAACAGCGCCTATTTTAATTCGATAGCAATAGAAAATGGAATTGGGAATTAA
- a CDS encoding DUF5007 domain-containing protein codes for MLKPFPVLVWKKAYDGSEKSIQEIEAKRSTEQHTLFEVGEHSGEFIMWAEAKSNIVKALPDSGYVFDVEVSNNGGRKYFNNLVLQPQRELPYEPNRINPLTGANTGGTITPTLLNGIVGDKSGQPLSSSDVTILFNKVGEGNSISFKFLDTLLKPIDPAKFKLTNWTKLVHGFNMKMSTTAVKYDAAYPIPLVTIPTPYTNANGTRARVAFAYDRIGFGGFRVEANLGLDFAIFEKGDWEVIFWFNKDNPRFTND; via the coding sequence TTGTTAAAACCCTTTCCTGTACTGGTGTGGAAAAAAGCCTACGATGGGAGCGAGAAATCGATTCAGGAAATTGAAGCCAAACGCAGCACCGAGCAGCATACCCTGTTTGAAGTAGGCGAGCACTCGGGCGAGTTTATCATGTGGGCAGAGGCCAAAAGCAATATTGTAAAAGCATTGCCCGATTCGGGCTATGTTTTCGACGTAGAAGTATCGAACAATGGCGGCCGTAAATATTTCAATAACCTGGTATTGCAGCCGCAAAGAGAGCTGCCTTACGAGCCCAACCGCATTAATCCGCTAACCGGGGCCAATACAGGCGGCACCATTACCCCAACATTACTGAACGGTATAGTGGGCGATAAATCCGGACAGCCTTTATCCAGCAGCGATGTAACCATCCTGTTTAATAAAGTGGGCGAAGGCAATTCCATTTCATTTAAGTTTTTAGATACCCTGCTCAAACCCATCGACCCCGCCAAATTTAAACTCACCAATTGGACAAAACTGGTACATGGCTTTAACATGAAAATGAGCACTACGGCTGTAAAGTACGATGCCGCTTATCCCATCCCACTTGTAACCATCCCAACGCCTTACACCAACGCTAACGGTACTCGAGCCCGCGTGGCTTTCGCTTACGATCGCATTGGTTTTGGTGGCTTCAGGGTAGAGGCCAACCTGGGTTTAGACTTTGCCATTTTCGAAAAGGGCGATTGGGAAGTCATTTTCTGGTTTAATAAAGATAACCCGCGGTTTACCAACGACTAA